The Dyella caseinilytica genome has a window encoding:
- the coq7 gene encoding 2-polyprenyl-3-methyl-6-methoxy-1,4-benzoquinone monooxygenase, with translation MNVRTLTPLDRLLAGIERALETVAGSPEAHRVSPSHGIAEAELDDAEREHAAGLMRINHTGEVCAQALYDGQAALARKEENRTHLQHAAAEETDHLAWCAQRLHELDSRPSLLNPLWYAGSYAIGALAALAGDKVSLGFVMETEKQVEAHLADHMDKLPEQDERSRAVLKQMQTDEVRHAQQAQERGGIALLFPIPQLMHASSMLMKTVAYRV, from the coding sequence ATGAACGTACGCACCCTGACACCGTTGGATCGCTTGCTTGCCGGTATCGAACGCGCGCTCGAAACAGTGGCCGGATCACCCGAAGCACACCGCGTTTCACCTTCGCACGGCATCGCCGAGGCCGAGCTGGACGACGCCGAACGCGAACACGCTGCTGGCCTTATGCGTATCAACCACACCGGCGAAGTTTGCGCGCAGGCGCTTTATGACGGGCAAGCCGCACTGGCGCGCAAGGAAGAAAACCGCACCCATTTGCAGCACGCCGCCGCTGAAGAAACCGATCACCTGGCGTGGTGCGCCCAGCGCCTGCACGAACTGGATAGCCGCCCCAGCCTGCTGAATCCGCTGTGGTACGCCGGCAGCTACGCGATCGGCGCTCTGGCGGCACTGGCGGGCGACAAGGTGAGTCTTGGCTTTGTGATGGAGACGGAGAAGCAGGTGGAAGCGCACCTCGCCGATCACATGGACAAGCTGCCCGAGCAGGATGAGCGCTCGCGCGCGGTGTTGAAGCAGATGCAGACGGATGAGGTGCGCCATGCACAGCAGGCGCAGGAGCGAGGCGGCATTGCGCTGCTGTTTCCAATTCCGCAGCTGATGCATGCCAGTTCGATGCTGATGAAGACGGTGGCGTATCGGGTTTGA
- a CDS encoding MarC family protein produces MAFELHTFIHLLFIGVVALFPVVNPIGTAFVVMPSLTQLDSAGKKLAVRTITFYAFCICTVTLIAGEWILKLFGLSIPVVQLAGGIMICKMGWEFLSSDKDDSADSSSDVGQTAQHNIDSKLFYPLTFPLTTGAGTISVLLTLSAHGTNTDLRQTLYNMTAILLSIVVMCVLVYVFFLNTQRIERYLGSQGEKIFNRLIAFFIFCVGLQIAVTGLKTLFG; encoded by the coding sequence ATGGCATTCGAACTCCACACATTTATCCATCTGCTCTTTATCGGCGTGGTGGCACTGTTCCCGGTAGTCAATCCGATCGGGACCGCCTTCGTGGTGATGCCTTCTCTTACGCAACTGGACAGCGCCGGCAAAAAGCTGGCAGTACGCACGATCACGTTCTACGCGTTTTGCATCTGCACGGTGACGCTGATCGCCGGCGAATGGATACTGAAGTTGTTCGGCCTGTCGATTCCCGTGGTGCAGTTGGCAGGCGGCATCATGATCTGCAAGATGGGCTGGGAATTCCTCTCCTCCGACAAGGACGACAGTGCCGACAGCAGCAGCGATGTCGGTCAAACAGCACAGCACAATATCGACAGCAAACTGTTTTACCCGCTGACGTTTCCGTTGACCACGGGAGCAGGAACGATCTCGGTGTTATTGACCTTGAGTGCACATGGCACGAATACCGATCTACGCCAGACGCTGTACAACATGACAGCCATTCTGCTTTCGATCGTGGTGATGTGTGTGCTGGTGTACGTGTTCTTTCTCAACACGCAGCGCATCGAGCGCTATCTCGGCTCGCAAGGCGAGAAGATCTTCAATCGGCTGATAGCTTTCTTTATTTTCTGCGTGGGACTGCAAATCGCTGTCACAGGTCTCAAGACGCTTTTTGGCTGA
- a CDS encoding SDR family oxidoreductase, with translation MARLQGKRTLITGGTTGIGLETARQFIAEGARVIVTGVNPDSIRKAQTELGPDVLVLFADSASVAAQQQLAQDVQAHYGQLDIAFINAGVSVWQAIEAWTEDMFDRSFDTNVKGPYFLIQALLPVFANPASVVLNASINAHVGAAHSSIYAATKAALLNMSKTLSGELLGRGIRINAVSPGPVNTPLYDKLGIPDIYREQVNKDIAATIPFGRFGTPEEVAKAVLYLASDESRWTVGSEIIVDGGRTLNG, from the coding sequence ATGGCCCGCTTACAAGGCAAACGTACCCTCATCACTGGCGGCACCACCGGCATCGGCCTTGAAACGGCTAGGCAGTTCATCGCCGAAGGCGCACGCGTGATCGTTACCGGCGTTAATCCGGATTCCATCCGAAAGGCTCAGACTGAGCTGGGTCCCGACGTGTTGGTGCTGTTTGCCGACTCGGCAAGTGTGGCTGCTCAGCAGCAGCTGGCGCAGGACGTCCAGGCGCACTACGGCCAACTCGACATTGCCTTCATCAATGCAGGCGTGTCCGTCTGGCAAGCGATCGAAGCATGGACGGAAGATATGTTCGACCGTTCCTTCGACACCAACGTAAAGGGGCCGTATTTCTTGATCCAGGCGTTGTTGCCGGTTTTTGCCAACCCGGCCTCAGTGGTGCTCAACGCGTCCATCAATGCCCACGTGGGTGCCGCGCATTCGTCGATCTATGCCGCGACCAAGGCTGCCCTGCTCAACATGTCCAAGACGCTATCGGGTGAACTGTTGGGGCGAGGTATCCGCATCAACGCAGTCAGTCCGGGTCCAGTCAACACTCCGCTGTATGACAAGCTCGGCATCCCAGATATCTACCGCGAGCAGGTCAACAAGGACATTGCCGCCACCATTCCCTTCGGCCGCTTTGGTACACCCGAAGAAGTAGCCAAAGCGGTGTTGTACCTGGCTTCCGACGAGTCTCGCTGGACGGTCGGCTCTGAAATCATCGTTGATGGTGGTCGCACGCTAAACGGCTAA
- the speD gene encoding adenosylmethionine decarboxylase — translation MVKPLPRLRLQGFNNLTKALSFNIYDICYAVSEDQRQRYIEYIDEQYDADRLTQILTDVAEIIGANILNVARQDYDPQGASVTILISEEPVVEKLGRDTISDAVVAHMDKSHITVHTYPETHPHNGIATFRADIDVATCGVISPLKALNYLIDSFESDIVVCDYRVRGFTRDVKGKKHFIDHKINSVQDYLARHIRQKYEMFDVNVYQENIFHTKMHIKDFDLDTYLFEAHADDLSFKERQKIEQLLRREIEELFHGRNLM, via the coding sequence GTGGTGAAACCACTTCCCCGTCTGCGCCTGCAGGGTTTCAACAACCTGACCAAGGCCCTGAGCTTCAATATTTACGACATCTGTTATGCGGTGTCCGAAGATCAGCGCCAGCGCTATATCGAGTACATCGACGAGCAGTATGACGCCGATCGTCTCACCCAGATCCTGACCGACGTGGCCGAGATCATCGGCGCGAACATCCTCAACGTGGCCCGCCAGGACTACGACCCGCAGGGTGCCTCCGTGACCATTCTCATCTCCGAAGAGCCGGTGGTGGAGAAGCTGGGCCGCGACACGATTTCCGATGCCGTCGTGGCGCACATGGACAAGAGCCACATCACCGTCCATACCTACCCGGAAACGCATCCGCACAATGGCATTGCGACCTTCCGCGCGGACATCGACGTGGCCACCTGCGGCGTGATCTCCCCGCTGAAGGCCCTGAACTACCTGATCGACAGCTTCGAATCAGACATCGTGGTCTGCGATTACCGCGTGCGTGGCTTCACCCGCGACGTGAAGGGCAAAAAGCACTTCATCGACCACAAGATCAACTCGGTGCAGGACTACCTGGCGCGCCACATTCGCCAGAAGTACGAGATGTTCGACGTCAACGTGTATCAGGAAAACATCTTCCACACCAAGATGCACATCAAGGACTTCGACCTCGACACCTACCTGTTCGAGGCGCATGCGGACGATCTTTCGTTCAAGGAGCGGCAGAAAATCGAACAGTTGCTGCGTCGGGAAATCGAAGAATTGTTCCACGGTCGCAACCTGATGTAA
- a CDS encoding TonB-dependent receptor domain-containing protein, with translation MSKQLRTTALAAVIAAVLYFPAAHAQDTQTTSPNNDQSSSSSNEKPADATRLKTVVVSGSLFNDAQIDTATPTYTITAKDMKAQGFNNVAEVLANSVYSTGANFSGGSVGNNITPGAQTINLYGLNPDFTLVLIDGKPLSQFGQLYNGQSNFTNVSNIPITIVDHIDIMPGGGSSIYGSNAIAGVVNIVLKQHMDGVEVTARSNTYQGGGGGGSVLSAVGGHDFGKLDVIGAFEYDHSTPMWGYQRPFVDSSNYNPNGLNILPVSVGVLNYGNPASSSYTGIQTGFISPPNGCGSLAGLYGGSTVLTNGAKSTPPLSGNYCGSPATNSYVTLANENESYDSMLKLKYNVSDNLQFYADALVDFQKQKYDNGGSQTNYWSPLDFGSNIVDANTGNVVSPLYSFAPEEIPGGYYGVMTRQNDLLYQADVGAKGTFGNSNWNWDIYFLRSGDKTTLSMPVRLASAVDNFFLNRFLGGGSVGTEYGYNVYNINYNAFFQPITPQQYASFSTNIPASSNTWINTTRATISNDSLFALPGGDAALAFLLEGGSQAWYQPVNSLLASGQVWGQSATSGGGERSHQDAAFEFNLPLLKQLTMDLSARYDYYNIGNGSDAASNHKLTYKIGLEYRPFDNWLIRGNYTTSFMAPDLASMFLGASTTYSYMPDPYLCAINGNTNCQNYYENAINYIYSNRDLKPTTATSWSAGTVWSPMNNLNLSVDFLHLSVQNEIIQQNIPELLSQDSQCLLGQLPASSPTCTAALAQVQRNSLNQVTSITTYYMNLSSEQANSLIADAKYHFDVDPIGTFLVHFSYQDLLKHTYQLYAGAAPINLLTNNLYDNSTEFKSVVTGDLTWSWHDKFSSTLYWHRYGRTPNYIASSEGPTTPGAGWVAPWIYYNWSFTYSPTKNLDLSLMINNLTNKMPPVDRAYTVFPYYNQSAYNVYGREFMLQVDYRFGGGHSD, from the coding sequence ATGAGTAAGCAATTAAGGACCACGGCGCTGGCCGCCGTGATAGCGGCTGTTTTGTATTTTCCGGCCGCCCACGCTCAGGACACGCAGACGACATCTCCCAATAACGATCAATCGTCGTCGTCGAGCAATGAAAAGCCCGCAGATGCGACTCGTTTGAAGACGGTTGTGGTCAGCGGCTCGCTGTTCAACGATGCACAGATCGATACCGCGACGCCGACTTACACCATTACCGCCAAAGACATGAAGGCGCAGGGCTTCAACAACGTCGCAGAAGTGCTGGCGAACTCTGTTTACTCGACTGGCGCGAACTTTTCAGGCGGCAGCGTCGGCAACAACATTACGCCAGGCGCGCAGACCATCAACCTGTACGGCCTGAATCCCGACTTCACCCTGGTGCTGATCGACGGCAAGCCGCTCAGCCAGTTCGGCCAGCTCTACAACGGCCAGAGCAACTTCACCAACGTTTCCAATATTCCCATCACCATCGTTGATCACATCGACATCATGCCCGGTGGTGGCTCGTCGATTTACGGTTCCAACGCCATTGCCGGCGTCGTGAACATCGTGCTCAAACAGCACATGGACGGCGTGGAAGTGACTGCGCGCTCCAATACCTACCAGGGTGGCGGCGGTGGCGGCAGCGTCCTCTCTGCCGTGGGTGGTCACGACTTTGGCAAGCTGGACGTCATCGGTGCATTCGAGTACGACCATTCAACGCCGATGTGGGGCTACCAGCGTCCGTTTGTCGACAGCTCCAACTACAACCCGAACGGGCTGAACATCCTGCCGGTCTCGGTCGGCGTGCTGAACTACGGTAATCCGGCCTCGTCGAGCTATACGGGCATCCAGACCGGATTCATCAGCCCACCCAACGGCTGCGGCAGCCTTGCAGGCCTTTATGGCGGCAGCACCGTGTTGACCAATGGCGCAAAGAGTACCCCGCCGCTGTCCGGCAATTATTGCGGATCGCCAGCGACCAACTCTTACGTGACGCTGGCCAATGAGAACGAGAGCTACGACAGTATGCTCAAGCTCAAATACAACGTCAGCGACAACCTTCAGTTCTACGCTGACGCGTTGGTCGACTTCCAGAAACAGAAATACGACAACGGCGGCTCGCAGACCAATTACTGGAGCCCGCTGGACTTCGGCTCGAACATCGTCGATGCCAATACCGGCAATGTCGTTTCCCCGCTGTACTCGTTTGCTCCGGAAGAAATCCCCGGCGGTTACTACGGTGTGATGACCCGGCAGAACGATCTGCTGTATCAAGCTGACGTTGGCGCCAAGGGCACGTTCGGCAACTCCAACTGGAATTGGGACATCTACTTCCTGCGCTCGGGCGACAAGACCACGCTGAGCATGCCGGTCAGGCTGGCCTCCGCCGTGGACAACTTCTTCCTCAACCGCTTCCTGGGCGGCGGCTCGGTGGGAACCGAATACGGCTACAACGTCTACAACATCAACTACAACGCGTTCTTCCAGCCGATTACACCGCAGCAGTACGCCAGCTTCTCGACGAACATCCCAGCCAGCAGCAACACCTGGATCAACACTACCCGCGCCACGATCAGCAATGACAGCCTGTTCGCACTGCCTGGCGGTGATGCCGCGCTGGCCTTCTTGCTGGAAGGCGGCAGCCAGGCGTGGTATCAGCCTGTGAACAGCTTGCTGGCCAGCGGTCAGGTTTGGGGCCAGTCTGCTACCTCCGGTGGCGGCGAACGCTCGCATCAGGACGCTGCCTTCGAGTTCAACTTGCCACTGCTTAAGCAGCTGACGATGGATCTGTCAGCCCGTTACGACTACTACAACATCGGCAATGGCAGCGATGCCGCGTCCAACCACAAGCTCACCTACAAGATCGGGCTTGAGTATCGTCCGTTCGACAACTGGCTGATCCGCGGCAATTACACCACCTCGTTCATGGCGCCGGACCTGGCGTCGATGTTCCTGGGCGCATCGACCACCTACTCGTACATGCCAGATCCGTATCTGTGCGCCATCAATGGCAACACCAATTGCCAGAACTACTACGAAAACGCGATCAACTACATCTACTCCAACCGCGACCTCAAGCCGACGACCGCAACGAGCTGGTCGGCAGGTACGGTGTGGTCGCCGATGAACAACTTGAACCTGAGTGTCGATTTCCTGCATCTGTCGGTCCAGAATGAAATCATCCAGCAGAATATTCCGGAACTGCTTTCGCAGGACAGCCAGTGCTTGCTGGGGCAGTTGCCCGCCAGCTCCCCGACATGTACGGCTGCACTCGCTCAAGTGCAGCGCAATAGCCTGAACCAGGTCACCAGCATCACGACCTACTACATGAACCTGTCGAGCGAACAAGCCAACTCGCTCATCGCTGACGCGAAGTATCATTTCGACGTCGATCCGATCGGCACATTCCTGGTGCACTTCTCCTATCAGGATCTGCTGAAGCACACCTATCAGCTCTACGCCGGTGCAGCTCCGATCAACCTGCTGACCAACAACCTCTACGACAACAGCACCGAGTTCAAGAGTGTGGTCACCGGCGACCTGACCTGGTCGTGGCATGACAAATTCTCCAGCACCTTGTACTGGCACCGTTACGGCCGCACGCCGAACTACATCGCATCGTCGGAAGGTCCCACCACGCCTGGCGCTGGCTGGGTCGCGCCGTGGATCTATTACAACTGGAGTTTCACCTACTCGCCGACAAAGAACCTGGATCTGTCGTTGATGATCAACAACCTCACCAACAAGATGCCACCAGTCGACCGTGCCTACACGGTATTCCCGTATTACAACCAGAGCGCTTACAACGTGTATGGACGGGAATTCATGTTGCAGGTCGACTATCGCTTTGGCGGTGGACATAGCGACTAA
- the rpsI gene encoding 30S ribosomal protein S9 → MAIQQNYGTGRRKTSAARVFLRKGTGAIEVNGKTLDQFFGRETSRMIVRQPLELTQSTDKFDIKVTVAGGGITGQAGAIRLGIARALIEYDESLKTQLRKAGFVTRDAREVERKKVGLHKARRATQFSKR, encoded by the coding sequence ATGGCGATTCAGCAGAATTACGGCACCGGCCGCCGCAAGACCTCCGCAGCTCGCGTGTTCCTGCGCAAGGGCACCGGCGCGATCGAAGTGAATGGCAAGACCCTGGACCAGTTCTTCGGTCGTGAGACCTCGCGCATGATCGTGCGCCAGCCCCTCGAACTGACCCAGAGCACCGATAAGTTCGACATCAAGGTCACCGTTGCAGGTGGCGGCATCACCGGCCAGGCCGGCGCCATCCGCCTCGGCATCGCCCGCGCCCTGATCGAGTACGACGAAAGCCTGAAGACCCAGCTCCGCAAGGCTGGCTTCGTGACCCGCGACGCCCGTGAAGTCGAGCGTAAGAAGGTCGGTCTGCACAAGGCACGTCGCGCTACCCAGTTCTCGAAGCGCTAA
- the crp gene encoding cAMP-activated global transcriptional regulator CRP has product MVQLKYQLQQAFERSQAPLGFAPDPASMERFLGLCHRRRYPGKTAIIRPGDPANTLYYVMEGSLAVCTEDEQGRELILAYISRGQFIGEMGLFVEQAQRESMVRTRTPCEMAEISYERLFQLMEGPLREECPKILFAIGAQLTQRLLRTSRQVSRMAFMDVTNRISRTLLDLCQEPDAMSHPAGTQIRISRQEVSRIVGCSREMVGRVLKQLEEQGMIEVSGKTIVVRGTR; this is encoded by the coding sequence GTGGTGCAGCTGAAATATCAATTACAACAAGCATTCGAACGTTCACAGGCTCCACTGGGGTTCGCGCCAGACCCCGCTTCCATGGAGCGATTCCTGGGGCTCTGCCACCGCCGCCGTTATCCCGGCAAGACCGCCATCATCCGTCCAGGCGACCCGGCCAACACCCTTTATTACGTGATGGAGGGCTCGCTCGCCGTCTGCACCGAGGATGAGCAGGGCCGAGAACTGATCCTGGCCTATATCAGCCGCGGCCAGTTCATCGGCGAAATGGGGCTGTTCGTGGAGCAGGCCCAGCGTGAATCCATGGTGCGCACGCGCACGCCATGCGAAATGGCCGAAATCAGCTACGAGCGCCTGTTCCAGCTGATGGAAGGCCCGCTGCGCGAGGAATGCCCGAAGATCCTGTTTGCTATCGGCGCCCAGCTCACGCAGCGCCTGCTGCGCACCTCGCGCCAGGTCAGCCGCATGGCGTTCATGGACGTCACCAACCGCATCTCGCGCACCCTGCTCGACCTGTGCCAGGAGCCGGATGCGATGAGCCACCCGGCCGGTACCCAGATCCGCATCTCCCGTCAGGAAGTCAGCCGCATCGTGGGCTGTTCGCGCGAGATGGTGGGTCGCGTGCTCAAGCAGTTGGAGGAGCAAGGCATGATCGAGGTTTCCGGTAAGACGATCGTGGTGCGCGGCACACGCTGA
- a CDS encoding (Fe-S)-binding protein, whose amino-acid sequence MPLEKPHHRIAVLADQCVQCGLCLPVCPTYALDGNEAESPRGRIAIGAALARGQVAPTPELREPMDHCLGCLSCQRVCPAGVQFEELLVETRALLGPAPQRPGTLLGVIKRPWLNRWLQRVARWTGAAMWLSPLLSSPSFAAWRTALSLIEKAKPPPRVSSSSEMTPATAGTVALFPGCAASVQDQAAERAAETLLRAAGYRVIRMPAFCCGALDLHDGVTAKAHASMERVQQAWADADADSLVTITPGCLTALRRALPGVSVDDPYRLLADRITQLRFRPLALRAALHVPCTQSNVARSDSALMTLLQCIPKLEMKRLPTPPYCCGAAGSHVLQFPERAGRMRSDMLSHINSLDVQLLLSSNIGCQLHLAAGLAEQASVLPTMHPLTLLAQQWNP is encoded by the coding sequence ATGCCTCTTGAGAAGCCCCACCATCGCATCGCTGTGCTGGCCGACCAGTGCGTGCAATGCGGCCTCTGCCTGCCCGTTTGCCCTACCTATGCCCTGGATGGCAACGAGGCGGAATCGCCCCGTGGCCGCATCGCCATTGGCGCGGCGCTGGCCCGGGGACAGGTCGCGCCAACGCCTGAGCTCCGGGAGCCGATGGATCATTGCCTAGGCTGCCTGAGTTGTCAGCGGGTATGCCCGGCGGGGGTTCAATTTGAGGAGCTGCTGGTGGAAACCCGGGCCTTGCTCGGCCCCGCTCCGCAGCGTCCTGGCACCTTGCTTGGTGTGATCAAACGCCCCTGGTTGAACCGATGGTTGCAGCGCGTGGCCCGCTGGACGGGCGCGGCGATGTGGCTTTCCCCCTTACTGAGTAGCCCGAGCTTTGCCGCATGGCGAACAGCGCTTTCTCTCATAGAGAAGGCTAAGCCACCGCCTCGAGTCTCATCTTCATCTGAGATGACTCCAGCCACGGCAGGCACGGTTGCCCTATTCCCCGGATGTGCCGCCAGCGTTCAAGATCAGGCCGCCGAACGCGCGGCCGAAACGCTGCTGCGCGCCGCCGGTTATCGCGTGATCCGCATGCCTGCCTTCTGCTGCGGCGCGCTCGATCTGCATGATGGTGTGACCGCCAAGGCACATGCCTCTATGGAACGCGTCCAACAAGCATGGGCCGATGCAGATGCGGACAGCCTGGTAACCATTACGCCGGGCTGCCTGACTGCGCTACGCCGCGCACTACCCGGGGTAAGCGTCGATGATCCTTATCGCCTGCTCGCTGATCGCATCACCCAATTGCGCTTTCGGCCACTGGCCTTGCGCGCGGCGCTGCATGTGCCTTGCACGCAATCCAATGTGGCGCGCAGTGACAGCGCGTTGATGACGCTACTGCAGTGCATTCCGAAACTGGAAATGAAACGTCTGCCCACCCCGCCCTACTGCTGTGGCGCGGCAGGCAGCCATGTCCTGCAATTTCCGGAACGCGCTGGGCGGATGCGCAGCGACATGCTGTCACACATCAATTCGCTGGATGTGCAGCTGCTTCTGTCGTCCAATATCGGCTGCCAGCTGCATTTGGCCGCTGGTCTTGCCGAGCAGGCTTCAGTGCTGCCGACGATGCATCCGCTGACCCTGCTCGCGCAGCAATGGAACCCTTGA
- the rpiA gene encoding ribose-5-phosphate isomerase RpiA has translation MSNSDEKRLAGEAAIKYVEDGAIVGVGTGSTVAFFIDALASIKDRIQGAVSSSEQSTAQLKKHGIPVFDLNATGPLALYVDGADECDLHKRLIKGGGAALTREKIIAEAAQKFVCIIDASKRVDLLGKFPLPIEVIPMARSLVGREIVKRGGNPVWRDGVVTDNGNWIIDVHGWQIADPVALENDLNQIPGIVTVGLFARRSADVVLIGDKIM, from the coding sequence ATGAGCAACAGCGACGAAAAGCGCCTGGCGGGCGAAGCCGCCATCAAGTATGTGGAAGATGGTGCCATTGTCGGCGTCGGCACCGGTTCAACGGTCGCTTTCTTTATCGATGCGCTGGCCAGCATCAAAGATCGCATCCAGGGTGCTGTATCCAGTTCGGAACAATCCACTGCACAGCTGAAGAAGCACGGCATCCCCGTGTTCGATCTCAACGCCACCGGCCCGCTCGCACTGTACGTGGATGGCGCGGACGAATGCGATCTGCACAAGCGCCTGATCAAAGGCGGTGGCGCGGCGCTTACCCGCGAGAAGATCATTGCCGAAGCAGCACAGAAGTTTGTCTGCATCATCGACGCCAGTAAGCGCGTCGACCTGCTCGGCAAATTCCCACTGCCGATCGAAGTGATTCCCATGGCGCGCAGCCTAGTCGGCCGCGAGATCGTCAAGCGCGGCGGCAACCCGGTCTGGCGCGACGGCGTGGTTACCGACAATGGCAACTGGATCATCGACGTGCACGGCTGGCAGATCGCCGATCCGGTGGCGCTGGAAAATGATCTGAATCAAATTCCTGGCATCGTCACTGTTGGCCTATTTGCACGACGCTCGGCGGACGTTGTTTTAATCGGCGACAAGATAATGTAG
- a CDS encoding LysR family transcriptional regulator → MDRFLLMKCFARAVETGSFSAAGRDLGLGQPNVSRYVAALEEHLRTRLLHRSTRKLALTPEGERYYAEARRILDAVEESESSFRDSVEPSGLLRVACPTSLAHAFIVPLMPSFLKRYPKLSLDLQISDRYVNLIDEGAELAIRIGHLKDSALRARRIGLFERVCVASKHYLDQHRAPKTPDDLRNHECVIYSLLSSGSTWRFQDGDVSVTGRFRVNSPDAVREAVMAGIGVGYGPRWLFEEGLKRGQLRLLLSKQIAAPVPIQILYVANRLLPRRAIVFMDFIAEALAQVPSLNAKQV, encoded by the coding sequence ATGGACAGATTCTTGTTGATGAAGTGCTTTGCGCGCGCCGTTGAAACCGGCAGCTTCTCGGCCGCAGGAAGAGACCTTGGTTTGGGTCAGCCCAATGTGAGCCGTTATGTGGCTGCGCTGGAGGAACACCTGCGGACCCGATTGCTTCATCGATCCACGCGCAAGTTGGCTCTGACGCCCGAAGGCGAGCGCTACTACGCGGAGGCGCGACGAATACTGGATGCCGTGGAGGAATCAGAATCTTCCTTCCGCGATAGCGTGGAACCATCGGGTCTGTTGCGCGTGGCATGCCCCACGTCACTGGCTCACGCTTTCATCGTGCCGCTGATGCCCTCATTCCTGAAACGCTATCCGAAGTTGAGCCTGGATCTACAGATCAGCGATCGCTACGTAAATCTGATCGATGAAGGTGCGGAACTGGCGATCCGTATTGGCCATCTGAAAGACAGCGCGCTACGCGCACGCCGCATCGGATTGTTCGAACGTGTCTGCGTCGCAAGCAAACACTACCTGGATCAACACCGTGCACCCAAAACACCCGATGACCTACGCAACCATGAATGTGTGATCTATTCGCTGCTGTCGTCAGGGAGTACCTGGCGCTTCCAGGATGGTGACGTATCGGTGACCGGCAGGTTTCGGGTGAACTCACCAGACGCCGTACGCGAAGCAGTCATGGCAGGAATTGGTGTGGGCTACGGACCGCGGTGGTTATTCGAAGAGGGATTAAAGCGTGGTCAGCTTCGTCTGTTGTTGAGTAAGCAAATCGCAGCGCCGGTGCCGATACAGATCTTGTATGTCGCAAACCGCCTACTCCCTCGGCGTGCCATTGTGTTTATGGACTTCATTGCAGAGGCGTTAGCCCAGGTTCCAAGCCTCAACGCGAAGCAAGTGTGA
- the rplM gene encoding 50S ribosomal protein L13 — protein sequence MKTFSAKPESVKRDWYVVDATDKTLGRLSTEIAHRLRGKHKPEFTPHVDTGDYIVVINAEKVAVTGAKLDDKKYHRFTGYVGNLKTTSLKDLLATHPERVIEIAVKGMLPKNPLGRAMYRKLKVYGGAEHPHTAQQPQALEI from the coding sequence ATGAAAACGTTCAGCGCCAAGCCGGAAAGCGTCAAGCGCGACTGGTACGTGGTTGATGCCACGGACAAGACGCTCGGTCGTCTCTCGACCGAAATCGCGCATCGCCTTCGTGGCAAGCACAAGCCCGAGTTCACTCCTCATGTCGACACCGGCGACTATATCGTCGTGATCAATGCCGAGAAGGTGGCTGTCACCGGCGCCAAGCTGGACGACAAGAAGTACCACCGTTTCACCGGCTATGTCGGCAACCTCAAGACCACCAGCCTGAAAGATCTGCTGGCCACCCATCCCGAGCGCGTTATTGAGATCGCCGTGAAGGGCATGTTGCCGAAGAATCCGCTGGGCCGCGCCATGTACCGCAAGCTCAAAGTTTACGGCGGCGCCGAACATCCGCATACCGCCCAGCAGCCGCAGGCGCTGGAAATCTAA